The following is a genomic window from Plasmodium berghei ANKA genome assembly, chromosome: 9.
TGGTTGTGATGTTATGcgatataaaatatacgTACCGAAAAACCATctataaaacataaaaataaatatagaataataataatataattaaaaatataagtaatACATTCTGGTAAAGCATTACACCATAAGGCATACACCGACAAATAAGCATTAAATGACGAATTATGATTATATGTTTGTgcttaaatttgttttagtattacaaaaattagAGCTAACGCTAGGGTTGTGGTAGCAGATATAcctaaaaaatgtttattaataggaattatatgtgtataaaCGTACAATTGTTAAAGATATATACacttatacatatataaagagATGAAAGTCTTATACttactaataaaaattgctGTATGATGGATCTTGTATGATTCctgatgaaaaaaaagtaaaaacaCAATAATATAAGCAGTATTTGATATTGAAAAGATCTTACATAAAAAacagtaaaaaaatataataaaaagtcctaattgatatatataaaaaattcaacACTCGATTTTATAATGGCCAAAAAATCCTTACCTTAGCTTCATCAGTTTCATAAATCGATTTTACAAATTGTGGCATGATGGttatattaacatataatgatataaatagtcCGTATAttaagaaaagaaaaaaaaactttagGTTTTTTTCTCCAACACATGTCCCTATCCATGGGCAGTGGTGATCCATCTTTAATACGCACCGTTGACACGtctacaaataaatatagagaatagtatgttaatatattttgatatatagTTTCGTTCGAAACTAAgtaatgtaaatatatatacacgtataaagatataataaatttagtATAGATATATCTAGCTATACTAACCCTGCAATGATGAGCTCTCTCGGGTCTAACTAAATAATTACATTTATCGcatattgtatatttattgggTGTAtaatttcttatttttcGGCTTTctatttgtatattattttcttccgCATTTACTGTTTATGtaacaaaatatgaatattaaGTATGAGTgccataaaaaaaatatgcatttcagctatatatttatgtaaaaatatatttcgaGATAAGCTTACTTTCCCATATGTCATCAACATATCCTGGATTACACGCAGAACATTTTACGAACGCCCAATAATAAAGAACAAAAAGTGGAGCACTTATTAGTGCTAAGAATATTCTAAGAAATTTACTGTAGTTATTTAAATGATCATTTTGCAAACAATCTATGAAAaagttaataaaatacaagATTAGCAATATTTCcttgtaataatatatgcaactttttaatattgataatttatgtcttttataaatacaacTACATGCGTTTCCATTTAACGaggtatataaaataaatgaaataatatagacAGAAAAACGGCAGATCAAAGCGAATAAGCAAAAACtatttagaaatatataatataacgATTGCTTACATAGATagcatatataaagaaaaacacTTAGAGATgttacaataataaaagagaaataattattcatgtggaatatttaaatatatgtggAATAGTTTAAAGTGAAAAGCTGAatatctaaaaaaaaattatagtaaaaaaacaatggcaataatataatagtaGTAAACTATAGGaaaatatttgatataaatGTTTAAAGGGCCATTGCACCAAGGAAATTATATTGGGTTAAACACTTTATTATGTTTACAACagtatatgtttttttttagttattTGATATTGTATTTGGGtatgcattatatattttattattcacaATAAGctatgtgcatatataatttaataaatagcATAAAAAAACTTCTATATAAATGAGGTAAAATGGCTTTAGagcatttatttaatttagcacattatatatttcaaaaaaatataaaataaaacaaaaacacTAATACcattaataatgataacaATAACAATgatttgaatatatatttaggtgtaaaaatcataaaatatatttttatatatacacttaaaaaaaatatataaaatatttaattttccaGAATACcatctattttttatacataatgCAATagtgtattattttttaacattttagaaaattatttaatatttttattaaataaatgtagCTATTTAATATCAGAAAATTTAATGTGTTTATTTAATGCCatctttttatttagtacaaaattataaatgcTCTCAAAATGTGTATGgagtaattttttaatcatatattatacatataaattcttatttcatttaataaaaacacaTATTAAACTTtctaaaattattacatgTATAATTAATACAAACATTTTTGTTAATCTGTATATCtttcaaaaattatgttttgaaatattattaagaTATATTTAGGTATTTCATGTTAATGGAGTTATGCTTTTCCGGTTTATAGCTACGAGGTTTTTAAACTAATGCATATACAACTATGAAAGTTATAAGAAATTAGCATCATTCCCATAAAAAATgcttttatataaaaaagtgcatttaaaaacataagaatgtttaatttttgatCGGTTAAGgttttgtattttattttatgtatgATGTGTTTTAATTCAGAACGGgttacataattttatagaattaataaattcaaaagcattatatttatttatattttttttatgggatatttttataagaaGTTTCATTTGCCGCAGTCTTATAATCTTTGTTTAATAATTTCACCTGTCTTGAATTGTTTAccatgttttttttcattgtcttatattttatcgGTGTGCTCGggtaaatattattaaagtTTCTATCGAAatgtaataattaattttatatttttaagttgtttattattaagCTAAATCGAATTAAACACGATTTTTTAGTGGATGTTGCATTAGTAAAAAGCATTGTAAACATATAAGCCTATTTGTTTTGGTATTTAAAAAAGGtgatattataattatttaaaaaaatatattattttaacaaaattctaaaaattagttattgtaattatatgcatccatatatatatagcaaCGTTTTTAAAAGTAGCAGACAAAACGATgtgtaaaaattataaaaacgTTAAGAAATATATGGAAATACACAAACTTCCTAACATCTTAAAAAGAAACGAAGGAAATACTACAAAATTCAAATGAattaaacaataatataaaacacgaattaaaattatagaaaaaaaatataattcattCTATGCTTTATCATTCATGTTGATATagtcaaaataataaagggTCAAATAAATGCCgttaaaagataaaattagagaatactaaaaaaaaagtaatcCAACAAACTTGaacataaatatgcatactTACATATAAACCAATaaactaataaaatatattaaaatttttgcATAAGTGCAAAATTTTAtgtcattatttatatttttttttattgcttAACAAAAATGCAAAGTTAacaaattatgaaaaatcgttatatatatggaaataTATCCTCTTTTAGATTTTTAATGCTTGTAATAAGTTCTACATTTTAACAATTAgaacaaatatatgtgtgtgtttttaaattaaataaaaaattagtaTATGTGTGAAGGCATGggtattattgttattttatttatgggGTTATATAACTATCATCCATATACAGATTTGTTACTTTATGAAATTTACATgcattttttcaattaaaacaaatattttaaaaagacTTATACATTTGGGGCATTTAATATTTAGCATATCGAATTATAAAACACACTTAGAGCTTCTTTTAAAGTCCACAATAGCTCAACAAGTTaacatttataataaaattgtaataCCGAGTTCCTCTCATTTATCttattttactttatattgctttaaaataatattcccCCCACAAATGTGGATGTAAGATTTGCATTATATCACTAAAAAGAGTGAGaacataattatattgctaaaattatttcaaaaataagtaaattaataataaccATTTTATGTACTGAATGGACTATTGTGTACTCTTAAAGGCAACGCATATCtccaaattatttaatataattctaaaatattttggTACGTGAAATTTACAAACGGTTAAAAGTTAACACacataaacataaaaataattattccTAATATAGTTATAgaatatacacatatatatccttaagtttatttttagtgCAAGTATGTAATTTATTGGGGCgcataaatattaaaaatgtttataaaaaaattttagtGCTGTTTCGGTactacatttttattttgttatagtagataaataaattaaaaaagaaaaaatatattatatatatagtttcaataaaagtaataatttgtgctatttttttaaaatcttggattttttcacaaattaaacaaaatatttaatatatatataataatattaatatttcaaGATGAATAAGCTAGTAAGAAATAATGAACTACactataataatataaatatattataggtttatatttatttatttatttttatgtatgcTTATATCTACAAaaacacacatatatatgcacactTATCTCTTAGATTGCAACAATCTTATTTATACTGGCTTTGTTCCAAACCCATATCAATGCAGAGACACCCGAAGTAACGCACAGGGTAtgaatgtaaaaaatatatataagtcAATTTCATGTAATACTTCCTGAAATCATTtaagtttatatttttattaattgaaaaatgaataggcatattttgatataagCATAAATGACAAACCAATAGGCAGAATAGTTTTTGGATTATATGGAAAGGTTGCTCCAAAGACAGTCGAAAATTTTGTAAGTATTTGCAAAGGAACTGTAGTTAATGATAAAATGCTAAACTATACAAACTCGATTTTCCATCGTATTATACCAAATTTTATGGCACAAGGTGGTGatataacaaattttaatggAACTGGCGGTTTAAGTATTTATGGAAGTAGATTTGAAGATGAAAACTTTACATTAAAACACACAAAAAGAGGAATGTTATCAATGGCAAATGCAGGAAGAAATACTAATGGAAgtcaattttttattttatttgtaccCACGCCATGGCTTGATGGAAGGCATGTTGTTTTTGGAGAAGTAATTGAAGGTATTGAGAAGCTAGTTCAAATCGAAGCAGTTGGTACCGATTCTGGTAAACCATTAAGTAGAGTCCTAGTAACAAAATCGGGTGTATTgtaatttcttttataacagtaaataaaaattcctTTTACGTGTAGTATtgtgttttatttaaataatttttttatcaaataagTTTTACGTGTgcgaaaacaaaaaaatgatataaataaaggaTTGTCCCTTATTttagatataaatattgtgaaacttaattaaaaaacataaaaaaatgaaaaggaaaaaagaaaacgaTAATCCTTTCATAGGAGTATtaattattgaaaataataaacaaagaACTCATAACTATAAATAGTTAGGAATTTACgcatatttatacaaattgGAATACGCtatgtgtatattttttgtcttGTTCTTAGTCTtagtttatttattcatttaaaattttcgCTAGTTcgcaaaaaaaataaaataataatttttttattaatcaTTACAACTATTTTCCATAAGTAgctataaataattatggtGAACTGGGTAttttataacaataatagtaataataattattatccttaaattattttttacaatgttatcttttacatttattaaCAAGATCTATTGCCATTTGCTTGGCCATTTCAAATCCGTGATATTCAGCTGAAAAGGATTTACACACgggaaaattatttgatcGATGTAAGGCAATCCAACAATTCGTTACAACGTCGTAGTAAACTCCTGagtgttttaaaaaatataaatatgagcGTATgagtacatatatataactgcGACGTAACGAATATTCCATATATGTGATTacattgttttttttttaaataactATATTTGATTACCTTCTACCCCTGATTCATGTTTCGGCTTGGGGTTTATACGATTTTGTGactaaaattaaaaaaaaggaataaatttcgttattatatttaattttccaaaaaaaataaaaagacaataaaattttaattcaaatgaaaaataaaacaaatatattattctctttttataagcaaaaaaatataataagtCTTTACTTGTAGCGtctcataaaatttaaatgctTCCTTTTTGGCTGCTTCtattccatattttttaactgGAAATGGTTTCgcatttaatttattgttttcaAACCAAAATACTTCCCATTGCTCATTTAAATCTTCATACTTTatgttttcattatttgaatCGAAGTAGCTTTTTTTAATCGTCACTTCTTTTGGACGAAGATTATGAACAGGATGAAACCTGATTTGAAATTGCAAagttacaaaaaataaaaaataaatatgtatatatttttaaatgtttaATAGGTGGAAATTTGGTTACACTCTataaatagtatatataaataatgctTATAATGTTAAGCGACGATAAATTAAGCATGATTATATAGAAtggtataatattttcttaaattatttttctctATTTATTAGCAcataatttaaattgtCTATTATTATGCTTATCTTTTATTTGCTTATATGCACACGTaattatatgtacatattcaacataaaataattaatcgtattaaataataaccTATTTTCTGGGTCCGAGCGAAATTTATTTCCTATTCCCCATTTAAAAACATGCTGAATGAAATTTGTTTccctttttatttcttcgcTTAATGCGGTGTTTTTAGCAATatcgttatttttttcattttgctCACACACcgctatattttttttattaaaatttattaaaaatgttgaactttttcgatttttaCATATTGAGCTGGtatgaaaattattcttccaaaataaataaaaaaattgtttatcGAGGAATTCGctttttaaagaaaatattgaattacatttattcataattttaacaaatgtttataatataataaatatattcacataaaaaatatacaaataataaaaaaaaatatatatgttatgcCTTATAGGCAATGTAATATAGCAGTAGAGCCAACAGGTATttgcatattatatattcacaTATGAATAGTtctttacattttttagtaaattttttggccttataaaaatagaatcCCCCATTATAACATTTATGCTAGATTATTATACACGCCGTTAAGATACCATAAAActacacatatatatttatttcttttataagattatatttgtttaatctttaaaatactattttcatttatacaTTCCTTTATTTTCTCGTAATAGGTAAAAGTAAATGTTTTCCAATGTGCTAAATTACTTATGATATTAGGAAAGaattgttcattttttaatcgaattttaatatcctttattcaaatttattataatgataaaatggTATGTAAAATATACGTTAAAATGTTtgaatattaaaaatttccaacatatattatatgcgTATACCCTGCAGTGTGTTCCCTGgacataatattattttttaatataagtAGACCTTTTCTACTAATAAGGGAACTTTCGATTTTTATTCcctttaaatataaaatttttataaaattaatagaacatattgaaatatatatatttttaataatatgacTATTATATTGAAATAATTACCTCTACAAGAATAAAAAGTTTCcttttttacaatatattgctcatatttataaaatttataaaaatggcacatactatattaataataagatcatattttttaggtattattataaaaaaatataaattttctaaagcactataaataaaataatatataaatatgggttttttattttgggGGTTTctatctatatttatttctgcTAATTTATATGGTcactttttatatatacataaataatagtCAATAGAAGCATTGCCCATTAAGGCACAACAAAACATAAAGTATTTGTCGATGTTTTGTAGATCcgtttatcattttttggtatatatataacccAAATAAGAATGTATTTATAAGATAACATCGCCAAATAAATAGAAACCTTTTTAATTATGACGCACAAATTTTCTAGAACCATGCACTAAATTgtatgttattttatttttttacccTTTTACCACtgaataatttaaaactgaaaattaaagatataatatttttttataggcgcaattattgatatatataaatatgcatacactatgatttaaaaatttttttttattaaaaaataattaaattaatgtttttttttaattaatgtggagttttatatttatatataaatttaattcatcataatattttgcaaaaaaaaattaacataGAAACATAATACATCATGAATTACCATTCTAGCCATCATATTAGACCCGAGGAGGAAATATTTGTTGATAAGGGTATACAAAATGTACAGTTacgaagaaaaaataaaatgctTATAGTTACCCTGGCTATAGTTTTAGGTATGTTTGGTTTTACcgtcatatattttaatagaacaaataaatcatcatttaataatgGAAATGTTGAAAATTATTCGAATGATGactatttaataaattactTATTAAAAAGCAAAGCAGTAAAGAAATTTATGGGATCTAAAATTGAAGAACTTATAGTAGAAAgtgaacaaaatgaaaagaatAGCATTATCGttaaagataataaaaataatgactATAACGAAAAATctgtattatttaataaaaataacgaCAGCAAATCATTCACAACAAATTTACATGATATGCAATCTATTATGAACAATTTAGAATCTGTgaacattttttacaatttcaTGAAAGAATATAACAAACAATATAATTCAGCTGAAGAAATACAAGAGAgattttatatcttttctgaaaatttaaaaaaaattgaaaagcataataaagaaaatcaTTTGTATACAAAAGGTATTAATGCATTTAGTGATATGCGTCATGAAGAatttaaaatgaaatatttaaataataaactaAAAGAAAACCACAGCATTGATCTCCGACATTTAATTCCTTATACTACTGCAATTAGTAAGTACAAGTCTCCAACCGATAAAGTTAACTATACAAGTTTTGATTGGAGAGATTATAATGTTATTATAGGCGTTAAAGATCAACAAAAGTGTGCTTCATGCTGGGCATTTGCTACCGCTGGTGTTGTCGCAGCCCAATATGCTATTAGAAAAAATCAAAAGGTTTCTTTAAGTGAACAACAATTAGTTGATTGTgcacaaaataattttggaTGTGAAGGAGGTATACTTCCATATGCTTTTGAAGATCTTATAGACATGGATGGTTTATGTGAAGATAAATATTATCCATATGTAAGTAATGTTCCAGAATTATGCGAAATTAACAAGTGTACCGAAAAATACTCAATTTCAAAATTTGCATTAGTACCATTcaataattataaagaaGCTATTCAATATTTAGGTCCAATCACAATAGCTGTAGGTGTAGATGATGATTTTGAATCTTACAATGGTGGTATATTCGATGGAGAATGTACAGATTTTGCAAATCATGCAGTTATGCTTATTGGATATGGTGTTGAAGAGGTATATGATAAGcgtcttaaaaaaaatgttaaagaatattattatataattagaAACTCTTGGGGTGAAGACTGGGGAGAACGTGGTTACATAAGACTTAAGACTAACGAATCAGGAACACTCAGAAATTGTGTGTTAGTACAAGGTTATGCTCCTATaattgaataaaaataatattatgtaCCGATagggaaaataataagcaCCGCTATCCgtattcaaatatatatatatatatatagttgCACTTTATGGACGAATAACAAGcccatttttaatatgcatatagcACTTCATTGCATTGATTATTGTAATAAGTAAACcctataatttattatataaagcTCTGATTccatataaatacatttttgaTATGCATCACACTATCTatgatattaaaataaaagatagACTAATTTTagtaatgtatatatatttattttttgttgtgattttgataattcacaattaataatttaaatcaatttttttataataaactaAAACTGGTAGAAAAAAGCGACGTGAAATATAAGAAAGACATAAAATACCTTTTAAGATTTAATGTTTAAGTATATTAACATAATatggtatatatattgtctATATGAACAAATCATAATCATATTTGGTATGAgaaaaataagaataatttgtattattttaattaacaaatttctaaaaaattcaaagtTATAGATAATtcatcaaaatataaaaagttttttcttttatgttagaaaaaaaaatataaaaataaaacaaatttggCATTATAAAAGGGCGATtccaataatatatataaatggatatgtatttatatattataagaaagttttagaaaaatatatattaatatatttatgcaaTTATTCATCTGTTTGCAATGCGTCTGTAGCAGTTAATCCTTCAATTCTATAGTATTTGTTCTAAGAGGGAAACaaccaaaaaatattgaaaatataaaagaatgTATTGTATTTAGCATGATTCTTATATAGATGTAATACACGTTTTTAAAGGAAAACATAAAGATTATAtaagaatattttatttttataaaggTTCCTTTTTGTTTCTTACTAATGAATCCTTTAGGTAATCGTGAGAATATCCACATAATATTTCTAATAAATGTATTgatcttaaaaaaaatgagcaaatcctttttctaaaaagaaaataacatatattcgtgatataatttttaaaaatttgtattataaatattagaaataaaaattatgaatataagtATGCATGTGTATACTTCATAAatgcaatatatataaaattattttaattggATAGTATATTACTTCTCTTCATAGgtaattttataatcatCCTCTGTCGCTAATATTCCAGTATTGATTGAATTAGCATGAGCTTCACCTAATTCTTCGTATAGCCAAGCTAGTACATAATTAGCTCTAGGTATTACTTCGATGGCATATCGAA
Proteins encoded in this region:
- a CDS encoding AP2 domain transcription factor, putative — its product is MNKCNSIFSLKSEFLDKQFFYLFWKNNFHTSSICKNRKSSTFLINFNKKNIAVCEQNEKNNDIAKNTALSEEIKRETNFIQHVFKWGIGNKFRSDPENRFHPVHNLRPKEVTIKKSYFDSNNENIKYEDLNEQWEVFWFENNKLNAKPFPVKKYGIEAAKKEAFKFYETLQSQNRINPKPKHESGVEGVYYDVVTNCWIALHRSNNFPVCKSFSAEYHGFEMAKQMAIDLVNKCKR
- a CDS encoding peptidyl-prolyl cis-trans isomerase, putative; translated protein: MNKLIATILFILALFQTHINAETPEVTHRAYFDISINDKPIGRIVFGLYGKVAPKTVENFVSICKGTVVNDKMLNYTNSIFHRIIPNFMAQGGDITNFNGTGGLSIYGSRFEDENFTLKHTKRGMLSMANAGRNTNGSQFFILFVPTPWLDGRHVVFGEVIEGIEKLVQIEAVGTDSGKPLSRVLVTKSGVL
- a CDS encoding palmitoyltransferase DHHC9, with the protein product MNNYFSFIIVTSLSVFLYICYLYCLQNDHLNNYSKFLRIFLALISAPLFVLYYWAFVKCSACNPGYVDDIWEINAEENNIQIESRKIRNYTPNKYTICDKCNYLVRPERAHHCRTCQRCVLKMDHHCPWIGTCVGEKNLKFFFLFLIYGLFISLYVNITIMPQFVKSIYETDEAKESYKIHHTAIFISISATTTLALALIFMVFRYVYFISHNITTIESSYADKNPYDIGTYSNWKEVFGSFQWKWFFPFNPDNLYITNYLYPLNDIYMNINNIDINDTLLSNHNFNLKEDD
- a CDS encoding berghepain-2, which produces MNYHSSHHIRPEEEIFVDKGIQNVQLRRKNKMLIVTLAIVLGMFGFTVIYFNRTNKSSFNNGNVENYSNDDYLINYLLKSKAVKKFMGSKIEELIVESEQNEKNSIIVKDNKNNDYNEKSVLFNKNNDSKSFTTNLHDMQSIMNNLESVNIFYNFMKEYNKQYNSAEEIQERFYIFSENLKKIEKHNKENHLYTKGINAFSDMRHEEFKMKYLNNKLKENHSIDLRHLIPYTTAISKYKSPTDKVNYTSFDWRDYNVIIGVKDQQKCASCWAFATAGVVAAQYAIRKNQKVSLSEQQLVDCAQNNFGCEGGILPYAFEDLIDMDGLCEDKYYPYVSNVPELCEINKCTEKYSISKFALVPFNNYKEAIQYLGPITIAVGVDDDFESYNGGIFDGECTDFANHAVMLIGYGVEEVYDKRLKKNVKEYYYIIRNSWGEDWGERGYIRLKTNESGTLRNCVLVQGYAPIIE